One Carassius auratus strain Wakin unplaced genomic scaffold, ASM336829v1 scaf_tig00216435, whole genome shotgun sequence genomic window carries:
- the LOC113098160 gene encoding gap junction alpha-5 protein-like has translation MHNIVYFFRLFGLVMADWSLLGNFLEEVQEHSTSVGKVWLTILFIFRILVLGTAAESSWGDEQEDFTCDTEQPGCENVCYDRAFPIAHIRFWVLQIVFVSTPSLIYMGHAMHIVRREEKRRKEQEEEGAQGDRDGEKYPEEDKNCGKEDEGGGGKVQLKGALLQTYVLSILIRSVMEVIFIIVQYMIYGVFLNALYVCKASPCPHPVNCYISRPTEKNVFIVFMLVVGAVSLLLSIVELYHLAWKQFKGCLQGYKASKQRPNTPSTVAAVSPNQSTPNRACTPPPDFNQCLTSPSSSPTIQTHAHSLLHPTCPPFHDRLEHQQNSVNMVTERHRGQDYLGVNFLSFSHTPTETPNSCASPSFLSSDFVEDKRRFSKSSGTSSRMRPDDLAV, from the coding sequence ATGCACAATATCGTTTATTTTTTCAGGCTCTTCGGACTAGTCATGGCTGACTGGAGTCTACTCGGGAACTTTCTAGAAGAAGTCCAGGAACATTCCACCTCGGTGGGAAAGGTGTGGCTCACCATTCTTTTCATCTTCCGGATCCTGGTCCTGGGCACGGCCGCAGAGTCCTCGTGGGGCGACGAGCAGGAAGACTTCACCTGCGACACGGAGCAGCCCGGCTGTGAGAACGTTTGTTACGATCGAGCCTTCCCCATCGCGCATATCCGCTTCTGGGTGCTCCAGATTGTGTTCGTGTCCACACCTTCTCTCATCTACATGGGACATGCGATGCACATTGTCCGCagagaggagaagaggaggaaaGAGCAGGAAGAAGAAGGAGCGCAAGGAGACCGAGATGGAGAGAAGTACCCAGAGGAAGACAAGAACTGTGGGAAGGAGGACGAAGGTGGAGGTGGGAAGGTGCAATTGAAGGGAGCTTTGCTACAAACATACGTACTCAGCATCCTCATCCGCTCTGTAATGGAAGTGATCTTCATCATAGTCCAGTACATGATCTATGGAGTCTTCCTCAATGCGCTCTACGTGTGTAAGGCCTCACCGTGTCCGCATCCGGTCAACTGCTACATCTCGAGACCTACGGAGAAGAACGTGTTTATTGTGTTTATGCTGGTGGTAGGGGCTGTATCGCTGCTGCTAAGTATCGTAGAACTGTATCATTTGGCGTGGAAGCAGTTTAAGGGTTGTTTGCAAGGATACAAGGCTTCCAAACAGCGACCGAATACACCTTCAACCGTGGCTGCAGTCTCACCAAACCAGTCCACACCCAACCGAGCCTGCACTCCACCTCCCGACTTCAACCAGTGCTTGACATCTCCATCATCTTCCCCTACTatacagacacacgcacactcgCTTTTACACCCAACCTGCCCGCCTTTTCACGACCGGCTGGAGCACCAGCAAAACTCAGTGAACATGGTCACTGAACGCCATCGAGGTCAAGACTACCTGGGGGTCAACTTCTTGAGCTTCTCGCATACACCTACAGAGACGCCCAACTCTTGCGCCTCGCCTTCGTTTCTAAGCAGTGATTTTGTTGAGGACAAGCGAAGGTTTAGTAAGAGCAGCGGGACCAGCAGCCGCATGAGACCGGACGACCTTGCGGTATAG